A stretch of Gossypium hirsutum isolate 1008001.06 chromosome A06, Gossypium_hirsutum_v2.1, whole genome shotgun sequence DNA encodes these proteins:
- the LOC107895805 gene encoding uncharacterized protein, with protein MTDLRAMFVRLSLFNDRSLLVELQVKPTWIDQIRNKQMGDKSLELRCCQVESGITLDLRINKDRVLCSRGRICVPNDEDLRQLILREAYSSPYVMHPSGNKMYRDLRDVYWWPGLKREVTDFMARCLTYQTNFSLQKLAKLYISEIVRLHGVLVSIISNRDPRFTSQFWKKLHKALETEDNVCLIRDRLKVASDKQESYVDLKRQEIEYSIGDFIFLKLELPPELDHIHDSFHVLMLRRHCSDPTHIIPIEEIEVHPDLTSEEESVQILDRDVKVLRMNSIPLVKVM; from the exons atgaccgatctgagagcgatgttcgtTCGACTAAGTCTGTTCAATGATAGGAGTCTGTTGGTAGAACTTCAAGTGAAACCGACGTGGATTGACCAGATTAGAAATAAACAGATGGGGGATAAGTCTCTTGAGTTGCGGTGCTGTCAAGTTGAAAGTGGTATTACTTTGGATTTGAGGATTAATAAGGATAGGGTATTGTGTTCCCGcggtcggatttgtgtaccgaatgatgagGACTTGAGACAGTTGATTCTGAGGGAGGCATATAGTAGCCCCTATGTTATGCATCCCAGCGGAAATAAAATGTACCGAGATCTGCGAGAtgtatattggtggccagggttgaagcgaGAGGTTACCGACTTCATGGCTCGCTGTTTGACTTACCA GACAAACTTTTCTCTGCAAAAGTTGGCTAAACTCTACATTTCTGAAATAGTGAGGCTACATGGGGTACTTGTCTCGATCATCTctaatagggatcctcgtttcacgtctCAGTTCTGGAAGAAGCTTCATAAGGCTCTAG AAACTGAAGACAATGTTTGTTTGATTCGAGATCGACTGAAAGTAGCTTCTGATAAGCAGGAGTCCTATGTAGATTTGAAGCGTCAAGAGATAGAGTATTCTATAGGAGACTTCATTTTCCTCAAG ttggagctacctccagagttagatcaTATTCATGATTCTTTTCATGTATTGATGTTGAGACGCCATTGCTCTGATCCCACACATATTATTCCTATTGAGGAAATTGAGGTTCACCCAGATTTGACCTCTGAGGAAGAGTCGGTTCAAATTCTAGATCGCGACGTTAAGGTTTTGAGAATGAATTCTATTCCTTTAGTGAAGGTGATGTAG